A stretch of the Polyangiaceae bacterium genome encodes the following:
- a CDS encoding LamG domain-containing protein yields the protein MSIRALLSLVSVAWASLGCAQIAGLEDGELASGASGNGGGGATANDKYGKEVLADGPIAYFRLDEPAGSSSVADSSGNGNTGTPTSKVVLGAPGAIAGSTAASFDGVSSIDLGDKFGFAGQVPMSVEAWIWPLADDGGFLGKGYYADGTGYDGWFLAEGADDLQCVRGGAGVILPKLGKTEYTHVVMTFDGLNLTTYLNGKTAKSTPSTTSVIDHANPTQLGAVNEWQSMVGSLDEVAFYDKALSPERIAAHYAAK from the coding sequence GTGTCCATCCGCGCCCTTCTGTCTCTCGTCTCCGTCGCCTGGGCATCGCTCGGGTGCGCTCAAATCGCGGGGCTCGAGGATGGCGAGCTCGCCAGCGGAGCCAGCGGCAACGGCGGCGGTGGTGCGACAGCCAACGACAAGTACGGCAAAGAGGTGCTCGCTGACGGGCCCATCGCCTACTTCCGCTTGGACGAGCCCGCGGGTTCGTCCAGCGTCGCGGACTCCTCCGGCAACGGCAACACGGGCACGCCGACCAGCAAGGTCGTGCTCGGCGCGCCGGGCGCCATCGCCGGGAGCACGGCGGCCTCGTTCGACGGCGTGAGCAGCATCGACCTGGGCGACAAGTTCGGTTTCGCGGGGCAGGTCCCGATGAGCGTCGAAGCCTGGATCTGGCCGCTGGCCGACGACGGCGGCTTTCTGGGGAAGGGCTACTACGCCGACGGCACCGGCTACGACGGTTGGTTCCTCGCCGAGGGCGCCGACGATTTGCAGTGCGTCCGCGGCGGCGCGGGCGTGATCCTGCCGAAGCTCGGCAAGACCGAGTACACCCACGTGGTGATGACCTTCGACGGGCTGAACCTGACCACGTACTTGAACGGCAAGACGGCCAAGAGCACGCCTTCGACCACCTCCGTCATCGATCACGCGAACCCGACCCAGCTCGGCGCCGTCAACGAGTGGCAGTCGATGGTCGGGAGCCTGGACGAGGTCGCGTTCTACGACAAGGCGCTCTCTCCGGAGCGCATCGCCGCCCACTACGCAGCGAAGTGA
- a CDS encoding serine/threonine protein kinase — protein MSSGYGSGSGGKPKKSAAERSPVKVGELIADKYRVVEILAAGGMGVVVAAEHVQLGQRYAVKFLLSDAQHAQSVERFLREARAAACIESTRVCRVFDCGTLPDGSPYMVMEHLVGHDLGHELKTRGRLPVGETVDLLLQALEGIAEAHAVGIVHRDLKPSNLFLCQKPGRAREVKVLDFGISKLMATDESTEEDLTATATMLGSPRYMSPEQVQNAKNVDARTDIWSLGVILYQLLDGRSPFAGTTMGETIGKVLLHVPPPIRETRSDVPDGIGQVIDRCLERDRERRYRNVAELALALAPFGTPASQPSVQRITALLVGGQLGVPAAALAPTPASPLPRPPPPAEELTRPMQRRAATDDLTVGTVGPVTQAAAAEFRPKRRGLLVAVGALALLGAGAVLALALAGSNPSSPAPVSALAATPPVPAPPPSAAPAVEPSPSATAVATAPSAEPVASAPVAPSASASPALQPVKKPVKPGRPGKRAEDLLSDSY, from the coding sequence ATGTCCTCGGGATACGGCTCCGGCTCCGGCGGCAAGCCCAAGAAGAGCGCGGCGGAGCGCTCCCCGGTGAAGGTCGGCGAGCTCATCGCGGACAAGTACCGCGTGGTCGAGATCCTGGCGGCCGGGGGCATGGGCGTCGTGGTGGCCGCCGAGCACGTACAGCTCGGCCAGCGCTACGCCGTCAAGTTTCTGCTCTCGGACGCGCAGCACGCGCAGAGCGTCGAGCGCTTCCTGCGCGAGGCACGCGCTGCGGCGTGCATCGAGTCCACGCGGGTGTGTCGCGTCTTCGACTGCGGCACCTTGCCCGACGGCTCGCCCTACATGGTGATGGAGCACCTGGTCGGCCACGACCTGGGCCACGAGCTCAAGACCCGCGGCCGACTGCCGGTGGGGGAGACCGTGGACCTCTTGCTCCAGGCCTTGGAGGGCATCGCCGAGGCGCACGCCGTCGGCATCGTCCATCGCGACCTCAAGCCGAGCAACCTCTTCTTGTGCCAGAAGCCGGGACGCGCCCGCGAGGTCAAGGTGCTCGACTTCGGCATCAGCAAGCTGATGGCAACGGACGAGAGCACCGAGGAAGATCTGACTGCGACCGCCACCATGCTGGGCTCCCCGCGCTACATGTCGCCGGAGCAGGTGCAGAACGCCAAGAACGTGGACGCGCGCACGGACATCTGGTCGCTCGGCGTGATCCTCTACCAGCTCCTCGACGGCAGGAGCCCGTTTGCCGGCACCACGATGGGCGAGACCATCGGCAAGGTCCTCTTGCACGTGCCGCCGCCCATCCGCGAGACGCGTAGCGACGTGCCCGACGGAATTGGCCAGGTGATCGACCGCTGCCTGGAGCGCGATCGCGAGCGCCGCTACCGCAACGTGGCCGAGCTCGCCTTGGCGCTTGCGCCGTTCGGTACGCCGGCGTCGCAGCCCAGCGTGCAGCGCATCACCGCGCTGCTCGTGGGCGGCCAGCTCGGCGTTCCCGCCGCCGCCCTCGCGCCCACTCCCGCGTCGCCGCTCCCGCGCCCACCGCCGCCGGCGGAGGAGCTGACGCGCCCGATGCAGCGTCGAGCTGCGACCGACGACCTGACCGTCGGCACCGTCGGGCCGGTGACGCAGGCCGCCGCCGCCGAGTTTCGGCCAAAGCGCCGCGGGTTGCTCGTCGCAGTGGGCGCGCTGGCGCTCTTGGGCGCGGGCGCCGTGCTGGCGCTCGCCCTGGCTGGCTCGAACCCGAGCTCGCCTGCGCCGGTCTCAGCGCTTGCTGCCACGCCCCCCGTTCCCGCTCCGCCTCCGAGCGCCGCGCCAGCGGTCGAGCCTTCCCCGAGCGCCACCGCCGTCGCGACTGCACCGAGCGCCGAGCCAGTCGCCAGTGCTCCTGTCGCGCCGAGCGCGAGCGCCTCCCCGGCGCTTCAGCCCGTGAAGAAACCGGTCAAGCCCGGCCGTCCCGGCAAGCGCGCCGAAGATCTGCTGAGCGACAGCTACTGA
- a CDS encoding acyl-CoA thioesterase, with amino-acid sequence MSGVLPVTTELSVLWGDMDALGHVNNAVYARWLEQARIAYFERVGLIGGGTVGPILARQAIDFVEPVTYPDRVAVSVGVSRIGTTSLTLDYVATSQAKHGAVVMKAQSVIVVFDYAAGTKTPVSTELRARIEGLACTTPTAS; translated from the coding sequence ATGAGCGGCGTCTTACCCGTGACGACCGAGCTCTCGGTCCTGTGGGGCGACATGGACGCCCTCGGCCACGTCAACAACGCCGTCTACGCGCGCTGGCTGGAGCAGGCGCGCATCGCCTATTTCGAGCGCGTGGGCTTGATCGGCGGCGGCACGGTCGGGCCGATCTTGGCCCGGCAGGCCATCGACTTCGTCGAGCCCGTCACCTACCCGGATCGGGTCGCCGTGTCGGTGGGAGTGTCGCGCATCGGGACGACCTCGCTCACGCTCGACTACGTCGCGACCAGCCAAGCTAAGCACGGCGCGGTGGTGATGAAGGCCCAGAGCGTGATCGTGGTCTTCGACTACGCGGCCGGGACCAAGACCCCCGTGAGCACCGAGCTCAGAGCGCGCATCGAGGGCCTCGCATGTACGACGCCGACTGCATCGTGA
- a CDS encoding FAD-dependent oxidoreductase — translation MYDADCIVIGAGLAGLAAARELAGCRKSVLVLEARDRVGGRTWSGELEGAEVDWGGEWIGEGQPRIHELVESLGLGTFPTWDTGEKILEMRGRVSTYSGTIPRMAPWKLLQIQLAIWLLDARARRLDLDGPWEHPQAADWDSTTLDALRRKVMWSADARAAMDAAMRTIFGAEAGELSLLHTLAYVRSAGGLEKLISTEGGFQHERIRGGAQAIALALAAELGPERLRLGTPVARVARDDGGVTIESQGGERFRAQRAVVAVPLPLCARIDFVPRLPALREQLVQRSPMGAAVKCFVRYERAFWRERGLSGEAASGDGPISVTFDQSSEDGSQPCLLAFVGGRPARSWHREGEAERKRVVLDKLARYFGDEARKPVAYAEADWTQERWSGGGPIALFPPGTLLCHGAALREPIDRLHWAGTETARHCMGFMEGAVESGQRAAAEVVAAL, via the coding sequence ATGTACGACGCCGACTGCATCGTGATCGGAGCCGGCCTGGCCGGGCTCGCGGCTGCGCGCGAGCTCGCCGGGTGCCGCAAGAGCGTCTTGGTGCTGGAGGCCCGCGACCGCGTGGGCGGCCGCACCTGGAGCGGCGAGCTCGAGGGCGCCGAGGTGGACTGGGGCGGCGAGTGGATCGGAGAAGGGCAACCACGCATCCACGAGCTCGTCGAGTCGCTCGGGCTGGGCACTTTTCCGACCTGGGACACGGGCGAGAAGATCCTGGAGATGCGGGGCCGGGTCTCGACTTACTCCGGCACCATCCCGCGCATGGCCCCGTGGAAGCTCCTGCAGATCCAGCTGGCAATCTGGCTCCTCGATGCCCGGGCCCGGCGCTTGGACTTGGACGGGCCCTGGGAGCACCCACAGGCGGCCGACTGGGACTCGACCACGCTGGACGCGCTGCGCAGGAAGGTGATGTGGAGCGCCGACGCCCGCGCGGCGATGGACGCCGCGATGCGCACCATCTTCGGCGCCGAAGCGGGTGAGCTCTCGCTCCTGCACACGCTGGCCTACGTGCGCTCGGCGGGTGGGCTGGAGAAGCTCATCTCCACCGAAGGTGGCTTCCAGCATGAACGCATCCGCGGCGGCGCGCAGGCCATAGCGCTCGCGCTGGCGGCGGAGCTCGGTCCCGAGCGCCTGAGGCTCGGCACGCCGGTCGCCCGAGTGGCTCGCGACGACGGTGGCGTCACGATCGAGAGCCAGGGCGGGGAGCGCTTCCGCGCCCAGCGCGCCGTCGTGGCCGTGCCACTGCCGCTGTGTGCCCGCATCGACTTCGTGCCCCGACTCCCCGCGCTGCGCGAGCAGCTCGTCCAGCGCTCGCCCATGGGCGCTGCGGTCAAGTGCTTCGTGCGCTACGAGCGCGCGTTCTGGCGCGAGCGCGGGCTGTCGGGGGAGGCCGCCAGCGGCGACGGTCCCATCTCCGTCACCTTCGACCAGTCGAGCGAGGACGGGAGTCAGCCGTGCCTCCTGGCCTTCGTGGGCGGGCGGCCCGCACGCAGCTGGCACCGAGAGGGCGAGGCCGAGCGCAAACGCGTGGTCTTGGACAAGCTGGCGCGATACTTCGGAGACGAGGCCCGAAAGCCCGTCGCCTACGCCGAGGCCGACTGGACCCAGGAACGCTGGAGCGGCGGCGGACCCATCGCGCTGTTTCCGCCCGGGACCCTGCTGTGCCACGGGGCGGCGCTGCGCGAGCCGATCGATCGCTTGCATTGGGCCGGCACCGAGACGGCGCGCCACTGCATGGGCTTCATGGAGGGCGCAGTGGAGTCCGGGCAGCGAGCTGCGGCCGAGGTCGTTGCCGCGTTGTGA